In a genomic window of Macaca nemestrina isolate mMacNem1 chromosome 18, mMacNem.hap1, whole genome shotgun sequence:
- the LOC105485851 gene encoding transmembrane protein 204 — protein sequence MTVQRLVAAAVLVALVSLILNNVAAFTSNWVCQTLEDGRRRSVGLWRSCWLVDRARGGLSPGARASQVDARDCEALGWGSEAAGFQESRGTVKLQFDMMRACNLVATAALTAGQLTFILGLVGLPLLSPDAPCWEEAMAAAFQLASFVLVIGLVTFYRIGPYTNLSWSCYLNIGACLLATLAAAMLIWNILHKREDCMAPRVIVISRSLTARFRRGLDNDYVESPC from the exons ATGACTGTGCAGAGACTTGTGGCTGCGGCCGTGCTGGTGGCCCTAGTCTCACTCATCCTCAACAACGTGGCGGCCTTCACCTCCAACTGGGTGTGCCAGACGCTGGAGGACGGGCGCAGGCGCAGCGTGGGGCTGTGGAGGTCCTGCTGGCTGGTGGACAGGGCCCGGGGAGGGCTGAGCCCTGGGGCCAGGGCCAGCCAGGTGGACGCACGTGACTGTGAGGCGCTGGGCTGGGGCTCTGAGGCGGCCGGCTTCCAGGAGTCCCGAGGCACCGTCAAAC TGCAGTTCGACATGATGCGTGCCTGCAACCTGGTGGCCACGGCCGCGCTCACCGCAGGCCAGCTCACTTTCATCCTGGGGCTGGTGGGCCTGCCCCTGCTGTCACCCGACGCCCCGTGCTGGGAGGAGGCCATGGCCGCCGCGTTCCAACTAGCAA GTTTTGTCCTGGTTATCGGGCTGGTGACTTTCTACAGAATTGGCCCATACACCAACCTGTCCTGGTCCTGCTACCTGAACATTGGTGCCTGCCTTCTGGCCACGCTGGCGGCAGCCATGCTCATCTGGAACATTCTCCACAAGAGGGAGGACTGCATGGCGCCCCGAGTGATTGTCATCAGCCGCTCCCTGACGGCGCGCTTTCGCCGTGGGCTGGACAATGACTACGTGGAGTCACCATGCTGA